One part of the Gemmatimonadaceae bacterium genome encodes these proteins:
- a CDS encoding response regulator transcription factor: protein MKVLVIEDDKTVGQFVKRGLEQQRWSVDLVADGIEGERLARTQPYDVVVLDMRLPGKQGLDILRDLRAFGFERPVLVLTAQDAVDAKVTTLRAGADDYVTKPFAFEELLARVEALARRPRAIATPVLTVGDLTLDLDTREVRRGDRLVDLTPKEFVVLEYLMRHAGRVMSRTLITEYAWGYHFDPGTNIVDVVINHLRKKIDVKSEKKLIATVRGVGYVIKG, encoded by the coding sequence ATGAAAGTGCTCGTCATCGAGGACGACAAGACCGTCGGCCAGTTCGTGAAGCGCGGGCTCGAGCAGCAGCGCTGGAGCGTGGACCTCGTCGCCGACGGCATCGAGGGCGAGCGCCTCGCGCGCACGCAGCCGTACGACGTGGTGGTGCTGGACATGCGGCTCCCCGGCAAGCAGGGGCTCGACATCCTGCGCGACCTGCGCGCCTTCGGCTTCGAGCGTCCCGTGCTCGTGCTCACGGCGCAGGACGCGGTGGACGCCAAGGTGACGACGCTGCGCGCCGGGGCCGACGACTACGTCACCAAGCCATTCGCCTTCGAGGAGCTGCTGGCGCGCGTGGAGGCGCTCGCGCGCCGGCCACGGGCGATTGCAACGCCGGTGCTGACGGTGGGCGACCTGACCCTCGATCTCGACACGCGGGAGGTCCGGCGTGGCGACCGGCTCGTCGACCTGACGCCCAAGGAATTCGTGGTGCTGGAGTACCTGATGCGCCACGCCGGCCGCGTGATGAGCCGCACGCTGATCACCGAGTACGCGTGGGGCTACCACTTCGATCCCGGCACCAACATCGTGGACGTGGTGATCAACCACCTGCGCAAGAAGATCGACGTGAAGTCCGAGAAGAAGCTGATCGCCACGGTGCGCGGCGTCGGCTACGTGATCAAGGGCT
- a CDS encoding helix-turn-helix domain-containing protein, with protein MVTTPTPAVPGIAASGARAALTLAEMERQHIAAALERTGWHQGRAAEELGISVKTLYRKIRAYGFQRPGARNR; from the coding sequence ATGGTGACGACGCCGACGCCGGCCGTGCCGGGCATCGCCGCGTCGGGGGCGCGCGCCGCGTTGACGCTGGCCGAGATGGAGCGGCAGCACATCGCGGCCGCGCTGGAGCGCACGGGCTGGCACCAGGGGCGCGCCGCCGAGGAGCTGGGCATCTCGGTGAAGACGCTCTACCGGAAGATCCGGGCATACGGGTTCCAGCGACCGGGAGCGCGCAACCGATGA